From Juglans regia cultivar Chandler chromosome 8, Walnut 2.0, whole genome shotgun sequence, the proteins below share one genomic window:
- the LOC108982214 gene encoding protein LTV1 homolog isoform X1 — protein MGKKKKFIDRKKSATFQLLARDSSDPNYDNTPGGDRVFVRVDNNPVSFFADEDPTGVSGSGHNDDDPDSIFADAPEDNDENEEGDGRVPGNSVRAGKALPENVRRQILELGFPDDGYDYLIHLRDIKHAGGGSSFYNNPKARLDQLPRDVKAYDASRVQISEVDDDPDGRSIFGVASKTFGVRVQKAVDPDVAALLDDSDLSRFGSDVEDLEEDFVVRANLLEEEKDVEVDKRLNRVEQFGVTGKEVDKADNYDQQPTVDGLVFQSGIGNHLVEGGDEFADNKSRVRRLLDEQFDLLERQEYGTDNDDDDGDYDYVAEEDESLAKKLNQAIGDHLMDDLELDDKYKAPADLLRDNEISKRKELSDSAADVIRRCVEYAEKYENENDDKPVVFVEESSDESEVWDCETIVSTYSNLDNHPGKIGAPEIARRKKLAETVSRALGVTSHVISLRGKERLPVDFLPHSKKPAEEKVKDVGSNKAEQQKRKQLGQESKEEKKERKAAVKEERREARRAKKEMKELYRGEAQRAQKVAAIAGPSSIHLM, from the exons ACACCGGGTGGCGACCGAGTCTTTGTCCGCGTCGACAACAACCCCGTCTCCTTCTTCGCCGATGAAGACCCCACTGGAGTCTCCGGCTCCGGCCACAACGACGACGATCCCGATTCTATATTCGCCGATGCGCCCGAGGACAACGATGAAAACGAAGAGGGCGATGGTAGGGTTCCCGGGAACTCGGTGCGGGCGGGGAAGGCGTTGCCGGAGAATGTGAGGAGGCAGATTTTGGAACTCGGGTTTCCGGATGACGGTTACGATTATTTGATTCATTTGAGGGATATTAAGCACGCTGGCGGTGGCTCCTCGTTCTATAATAATCCGAAGGCGAGGCTCGATCAGCTTCCGCGTGATGTCAAG GCATATGATGCATCAAGAGTACAGATTTCTGAAGTGGATGATGATCCCGATGGGAGGTCCATTTTCGGTGTTGCATCGAAAACATTTGGTGTGCGGGTACAGAAAGCGGTTGATCCTGATGTAGCTGCATTGCTCGATGATAGTGATTTATCGCGGTTTGGTTCTGATGTTGAGGACTTAGAAGAGGATTTTGTTGTTCGGGCAAACCTTCTTGAAGAGGAGAAGGATGTAGAGGTGGATAAGAGGTTAAATAGGGTAGAACAATTTGGGGTAACTGGAAAAGAGGTTGATAAAGCAGATAATTATGACCAACAACCAACTGTTGATGGCCTTGTCTTTCAGAGTGGAATTGGAAATCACCTGGTGGAAGGTGGAGATGAATTTGCTGACAATAAGTCACGAGTTCGTCGCCTTCTGGATGAGCAATTTGATTTA CTTGAACGTCAAGAATATGGCACTGACAATGATGATGACGATGGTGATTATGATTACGTAGCTGAAGAAGATGAATCCCTTGCCAAGAAGCTTAATCAAGCCATTGGTGATCATTTAATGGATGACTTGGAACTCGATGATAAATATAAGGCTCCTGCTGATTTATTGCGTGATAATGAGATATCAAAGAGGAAGGAGCTATCAGACTCTGCTGCTGACGTGATTCGTCGCTGTGTGGAATATGCTGAGAAGTATGAAAACGAAAATGATGACAAACCTGTTGTTTTCGTAGAAGAAAGCAGTGATGAATCAGAAGTGTGGGACTGTGAGACCATAGTTTCAACGTATTCAAATCTTGATAACCACCCTGGTAAGATTGGGGCTCCAGAAATAGCGAGGAGAAAGAAGTTGGCTGAAACCGTATCTAGAGCCTTGGGTGTCACCAGTCATGTAATATCCCTTCGAGGAAAAGAGAGGCTTCCTGTGGACTTTCTACCTCATAGTAAAAAACCTGCTGAAGAAAAGGTGAAGGATGTGGGTAGTAATAAAGCTGAGCAGCAGAAGAGGAAACAACTTGGTCAGGAGtcaaaggaggagaagaaagaacGGAAG GCTGCTGTAAAGGAGGAAAGGCGGGAAGCACGGCGtgcaaaaaaagaaatgaaagagctTTATAGGGGTGAAGCACAGCGTGCTCAGAAAGTTGCTGCCATTGCTGGCCCATCATCTATACATCTTATGTAA
- the LOC108982214 gene encoding protein LTV1 homolog isoform X2: MGKKKKFIDRKKSATFQLLARDSSDPNYDNTPGGDRVFVRVDNNPVSFFADEDPTGVSGSGHNDDDPDSIFADAPEDNDENEEGDGRVPGNSVRAGKALPENVRRQILELGFPDDGYDYLIHLRDIKHAGGGSSFYNNPKARLDQLPRDVKAYDASRVQISEVDDDPDGRSIFGVASKTFGVRVQKAVDPDVAALLDDSDLSRFGSDVEDLEEDFVVRANLLEEEKDVEVDKRLNRVEQFGVTGKEVDKADNYDQQPTVDGLVFQSGIGNHLVEGGDEFADNKSRVRRLLDEQFDLLERQEYGTDNDDDDGDYDYVAEEDESLAKKLNQAIGDHLMDDLELDDKYKAPADLLRDNEISKRKELSDSAADVIRRCVEYAEKYENENDDKPVVFVEESSDESEVWDCETIVSTYSNLDNHPGKIGAPEIARRKKLAETVSRALGVTSHVISLRGKERLPVDFLPHSKKPAEEKVKDVGSNKAEQQKRKQLGQESKEEKKERKAAVKEERREARRAKKEMKELYRGEAQRAQKVAAIAGPSSIHLM, from the exons ACACCGGGTGGCGACCGAGTCTTTGTCCGCGTCGACAACAACCCCGTCTCCTTCTTCGCCGATGAAGACCCCACTGGAGTCTCCGGCTCCGGCCACAACGACGACGATCCCGATTCTATATTCGCCGATGCGCCCGAGGACAACGATGAAAACGAAGAGGGCGATGGTAGGGTTCCCGGGAACTCGGTGCGGGCGGGGAAGGCGTTGCCGGAGAATGTGAGGAGGCAGATTTTGGAACTCGGGTTTCCGGATGACGGTTACGATTATTTGATTCATTTGAGGGATATTAAGCACGCTGGCGGTGGCTCCTCGTTCTATAATAATCCGAAGGCGAGGCTCGATCAGCTTCCGCGTGATGTCAAG GCATATGATGCATCAAGAGTACAGATTTCTGAAGTGGATGATGATCCCGATGGGAGGTCCATTTTCGGTGTTGCATCGAAAACATTTGGTGTGCGGGTACAGAAAGCGGTTGATCCTGATGTAGCTGCATTGCTCGATGATAGTGATTTATCGCGGTTTGGTTCTGATGTTGAGGACTTAGAAGAGGATTTTGTTGTTCGGGCAAACCTTCTTGAAGAGGAGAAGGATGTAGAGGTGGATAAGAGGTTAAATAGGGTAGAACAATTTGGGGTAACTGGAAAAGAGGTTGATAAAGCAGATAATTATGACCAACAACCAACTGTTGATGGCCTTGTCTTTCAGAGTGGAATTGGAAATCACCTGGTGGAAGGTGGAGATGAATTTGCTGACAATAAGTCACGAGTTCGTCGCCTTCTGGATGAGCAATTTGATTTA CTTGAACGTCAAGAATATGGCACTGACAATGATGATGACGATGGTGATTATGATTACGTAGCTGAAGAAGATGAATCCCTTGCCAAGAAGCTTAATCAAGCCATTGGTGATCATTTAATGGATGACTTGGAACTCGATGATAAATATAAGGCTCCTGCTGATTTATTGCGTGATAATGAGATATCAAAGAGGAAGGAGCTATCAGACTCTGCTGCTGACGTGATTCGTCGCTGTGTGGAATATGCTGAGAAGTATGAAAACGAAAATGATGACAAACCTGTTGTTTTCGTAGAAGAAAGCAGTGATGAATCAGAAGTGTGGGACTGTGAGACCATAGTTTCAACGTATTCAAATCTTGATAACCACCCTGGTAAGATTGGGGCTCCAGAAATAGCGAGGAGAAAGAAGTTGGCTGAAACCGTATCTAGAGCCTTGGGTGTCACCAGTCATGTAATATCCCTTCGAGGAAAAGAGAGGCTTCCTGTGGACTTTCTACCTCATAGTAAAAAACCTGCTGAAGAAAAGGTGAAGGATGTGGGTAGTAATAAAGCTGAGCAGCAGAAGAGGAAACAACTTGGTCAGGAGtcaaaggaggagaagaaagaacGGAAG GCTGCTGTAAAGGAGGAAAGGCGGGAAGCACGGCGtgcaaaaaaagaaatgaaagagctTTATAGGGGTGAAGCACAGCGTGCTCAGAAAGTTGCTGCCATTGCTGGCCCATCATCTATACATCTTAT GTAA
- the LOC108982213 gene encoding uncharacterized TPR repeat-containing protein At1g05150-like has product MATRGSRSEKVKRIFQQFDANRDGGLNRDEMEALVVAVNPRVKFSEEQINAILDEVFRTYGEFIDGEKGLTYEGLLRTYDDGAGDVDRDFDALELELNLEENIKGISGASSSSIADERAIESQKKQRTAAWAVSPNHGIVFDDTWKIVDDLEILIKRLKAKQAKDGKLKGDNFDAYSDAGWSRELGPSTEISDKRVFWEESGHDYVLFVKELGVLRSRADGARSREEAFDGHMAIGRALYEHQLFREALVSFKRACELQPVDVRPHFRTGNCYYVLGKYKEAKEEFLLAQEAAEAGGNQWAYLLPQIYVNLGIALEGEGMVLSACEYYREAAILCPTHFRALKLLGSALFGVGEYRAAVKALEEAIFMKADYADAYCDLGSALHAICEDERAIEVFQKAIDLKPGHVDALYNLGGLYMDLGRFPRASEMYTRVLAVWPNHWRAQLNKAVSLLGAGETEDAKKALKEALKMTNRVELHDAISHLKQLQKKKVKSNGGNGEGAFVTVEPSKFKTVGENTMLRPDLANALQIRAFQRITRLGRCHVDLLMKEMLDGDVPVSYSGSGVPEKSIRKPKLEEVLHRLLSFLKPETFQGAVKAINERILSVLDDAGSGRVDLGMFFAVVAPICGGPPDKRKRVAFDALLWRPVNEGISQIKKVDAARYIKLLRAIYVPSHGVSEMLEVHGEMDASNSLVSYTEFLVMFDDPDWGFGIMPTLLKLETRDRNRHGQHVCSVCRYPIIGSRFKEMKSYFSLCNQCYSEGKVPSTYKQEEYRFKEYGSEAEAMKDKCMCFNMQSRNDP; this is encoded by the coding sequence ATGGCGACGAGGGGTAGTAGATCAGAGAAGGTGAAGAGGATTTTCCAGCAATTCGATGCGAATCGAGACGGGGGTCTCAACAGGGACGAAATGGAGGCTCTCGTCGTGGCGGTGAACCCTAGGGTTAAGTTCAGCGAAGAGCAAATCAACGCCATTCTTGACGAGGTGTTTAGGACATACGGCGAGTTCATCGACGGCGAGAAGGGCTTGACCTACGAGGGGCTTTTGCGGACTTATGACGACGGTGCTGGCGATGTGGACCGTGACTTCGACGCGCTGGAGCTCGAGCTCAATTTGGAGGAGAATATTAAGGGTATTTCTGGAGCGTCCTCGTCTTCCATAGCGGATGAGCGCGCCATCGAGTCCCAGAAGAAGCAGAGGACCGCGGCGTGGGCGGTCTCGCCCAACCACGGCATAGTATTCGATGACACGTGGAAAATCGTCGACGATTTGGAGATTCTGATCAAGAGGTTGAAGGCTAAGCAAGCGAAAGATGGGAAATTGAAAGGGGATAATTTCGACGCGTACTCGGACGCAGGGTGGTCGAGAGAATTGGGGCCTTCGACGGAGATTTCGGACAAAAGGGTATTCTGGGAAGAGTCTGGGCATGACTACGTGCTGTTTGTGAAGGAATTGGGGGTTCTTAGAAGCCGAGCCGATGGGGCGAGGTCGAGAGAGGAGGCCTTTGATGGCCACATGGCCATTGGTCGAGCTTTGTATGAGCACCAGCTGTTTAGGGAGGCTTTGGTTAGTTTCAAGAGGGCTTGTGAGTTGCAACCCGTGGATGTGAGGCCTCATTTCAGAACTGGGAACTGCTATTACGTACTTGGCAAATATAAGGAGGCCAAGGAGGAGTTTTTGTTGGCGCAGGAGGCAGCTGAAGCGGGCGGGAACCAGTGGGCCTATTTGCTTCCGCAGATTTATGTGAATCTCGGTATTGCGCTGGAAGGCGAAGGTATGGTTCTAAGTGCTTGTGAGTATTACAGGGAAGCTGCAATTCTTTGTCCTACGCATTTTAGAGCTTTGAAACTTTTGGGTAGTGCTTTGTTTGGAGTCGGGGAATATAGGGCGGCCGTGAAGGCCTTAGAAGAGGCTATATTTATGAAAGCAGATTACGCCGATGCATATTGTGATTTGGGTTCGGCTTTGCATGCTATTTGTGAGGATGAGAGGGCAATCGAGGTGTTTCAGAAGGCTATTGATTTGAAACCTGGTCATGTCGATGCTCTGTACAATTTGGGTGGGCTTTATATGGACTTGGGCAGGTTTCCAAGAGCTTCTGAGATGTATACTAGGGTCTTAGCTGTGTGGCCGAATCATTGGAGGGCACAGCTCAACAAGGCTGTATCCTTGTTGGGGGCTGGGGAAACTGAAGATGCTAAGAAAGCCTTGAAGGAAGCCTTGAAAATGACAAACAGGGTTGAGCTGCATGATGCAATATCCCATTTGAAGCAACTGcagaagaagaaggtgaagtctAATGGGGGCAATGGGGAGGGGGCATTTGTTACTGTGGAGCCCTCAAAATTTAAGACTGTGGGGGAGAACACTATGTTGAGACCAGACTTGGCTAATGCTCTTCAAATTAGGGCTTTCCAGAGGATTACTAGGTTGGGTCGCTGTCATGTAGACCTTCTGATGAAGGAAATGCTTGATGGTGACGTGCCGGTGTCCTATTCTGGTAGTGGTGTTCCTGAGAAATCCATTCGCAAGCCTAAATTGGAAGAAGTTCTTCACCGTTTACTCAGTTTTCTAAAGCCCGAGACCTTCCAAGGAGCTGTCAAAGCCATAAACGAGAGGATACTCTCTGTTCTGGATGATGCAGGCTCAGGCAGGGTGGATTTGGGCATGTTTTTTGCAGTCGTGGCCCCCATTTGTGGTGGCCCTCCAGATAAGCGTAAACGTGTTGCTTTTGATGCACTTTTGTGGCGTCCTGTGAATGAAGGCATTTCGCAGATTAAAAAGGTTGATGCTGCTAGATACATCAAATTGTTGAGGGCTATTTATGTCCCTTCTCATGGGGTTAGTGAGATGCTGGAGGTCCATGGAGAAATGGATGCCTCAAACTCGTTGGTGTCTTACACTGAGTTTCTTGTAATGTTTGATGATCCTGACTGGGGGTTTGGTATCATGCCCACTCTGTTGAAGCTTGAAACCAGGGATAGGAACCGGCATGGCCAGCATGTTTGTTCAGTTTGCCGCTATCCAATTATTGGGTCCCGCTTCAAGGAgatgaaatcttattttagTCTATGTAATCAATGTTACAGCGAGGGAAAGGTGCCTTCTACCTACAAGCAGGAAGAGTACAGATTCAAAGAGTATGGAAGTGAGGCTGAAGCAATGAAAGATAAGTGCATGTGCTTTAATATGCAATCCCGTAATGATCCTTAG